The genomic window TCCTCGGGCTCGACGAAGGGGGAGTGGGTTATTTTGGACTTGGCTTTGGCCATGGCGGAAGAAGAGGTGGTTGGGATTTGTTTAATTTCTCATGGGTCAATGGGCATTTGCCAGGGGTCATCGGGGCCGCGCGGGCGTTCATCCGGGGCAGGCTGGGAAAGCGCCCGCCTGCCAGAATGACAAATGACCGTTGATAAATGACCGATGACCAATCAGTTAGTCCGTCGGGTAAAGGTACTTCTTGTCCACCGCCTGGGCGGCGACGATGACCGTGGCCCCGAAAATATCGTGGGCGCTGGCACCGCGGCTGATCTCGGCGGCGGGCTTGGAGAGCCCGGTAATGATCTGCCCGTAGGAGCGTGCGCCGGAGACGATCTGGGCGAGCTTGGAGGCGATGTTGCCGCTGTTGAGGTCGGGGAAGACCAGCACGTTGGCCTGACCGGCGACGGAGCCGCCGATTTCCTTCTGCTCGGCCACGAAGGGGTCGAGGGCGGCGTCGGCCTGGAGCTCGCCGTCGATCTCGACGGGCATGTCGTGGTCGCGGGCCTTGTCCTTGGCCAGCGAGGTGGCGGCCTTCATGCGGGCGATGGAGGCGTGCTTGTCCTTGTTGGCCTTACTGGAGAAGGCGAGCATGGCCACGCGCGGGCGCTCGTTGGTCAGGTGCCAGGCCAGGCCGGCGGTGGTGCAGGCGATGTCGGCGAGCTGCTCGGAGGTCGGCTCGGGGATGACACCACAGTCGGCCATGAAGAGCGCGCCGTCGATGCCCAGACGCGAGTCTTCCTTTTCCAGGATGAGCATGGAGGAGGCGGTCTGCACGCCCTCC from Ruficoccus amylovorans includes these protein-coding regions:
- a CDS encoding phosphate acyltransferase, producing the protein MSLINRLSVRLQNHPKRVVYPEGTDPRIIQAARQYATRGLGVPILLGDRTRIKINAARLDIKLDGVKIIEPARSDELEDFMTKFQGLRRFRNLDKQSARDYVLNNNYFATLMLATGGADAIVSGATINASSALRPLFQIIPTQEGVQTASSMLILEKEDSRLGIDGALFMADCGVIPEPTSEQLADIACTTAGLAWHLTNERPRVAMLAFSSKANKDKHASIARMKAATSLAKDKARDHDMPVEIDGELQADAALDPFVAEQKEIGGSVAGQANVLVFPDLNSGNIASKLAQIVSGARSYGQIITGLSKPAAEISRGASAHDIFGATVIVAAQAVDKKYLYPTD